The uncultured Cohaesibacter sp. genomic sequence GACCCTGCCTGACCCGGCAGCATCCGGAGGCACCTACACGCTGGTTGAAGCTTTTACAGCCAATGGCATGACCGACATTCTGCAGGGCCTCAAGGATAATGGTGCAATCGTTGCCGGCGCCAACAAGGCAGCCCTCAACCCGGTTCTGCAGGGCGCAAAAGCCGCCGTATTCGCTGGTGTTGATTATATCACCATGGGCGCTGCGGCCAAGGGCGAAAGCGTTGAAGCCATCTTCCCGAAAAGCGGCACTGTGGTTGCCCCGCGCCCGATCATGATCCTCAAATCCTCTAAAAATCAGGATGATGCGAAGAAATTCGTCGACTATGTGCTTTCTGCTGAAGGCCAGAATGAAGTGGCCAAGGTTCACCTGATGCCATCCCGCACCGACATCAAGGTCGACCGTCCGTTGATCGGTGATCTGAAATTGCTGTCCACGGAAGGTGCTCCTTCCCGCGAGGACGTTCTGGCTGGCTTCAAGAAGATCTTCAACTGATGGCAAAGGCAACGACGACAGGCGCAGAAGGCAGCGCACTTCTAAGATGGATTGCCACTTCCGGGTTGCTGCTCGTCGTTGCCGTTCCCTGCCTGTTCATTGTATTTCAGGCAATTTTTCCCGATATCGGCAGCGGCTCTCTGGCCGCTCCCTTTTCGCTCTTTTTCAAAACCCTTTATGATCCGGCCCTGTTCGGCCTTGCAGGCAACACGCTGATACTGGGTATCGGCACTGTCTTTTTTGCGTTTCTCTTCGCCGTTCCCCTTGCGGCCTTGCGTGCACTCTTCAAGGTGCCCGGCGCGATCATCTGGGACGCGTTGTTGCTGATCCCTTTCATGATCCCGCCTTATATCGCAGCACTTGGCTGGATCATGACGCTGCAGCCCCATGGCTATATGGAGCAGATAACGGGCATCAATCTGGCTGGCCTGATCTTTTCTGTGCCCGGTATCATGATCATCATGGGGCTCAACACCTTCTCGGTGGTCTATTTCGTTCTCTCGCGCACCTTTGAGACCATCGGCGCGCGCTATAGCGAAGTGGGCCGTGTGTTCGGCGCCGGGCAATGGCGCTCTTTCGGGCGTATCACCTTCCCTCTGGCCATGCCCGGGCTTGCCGCCAGCCTCTTGCTGGTTTTTGCCATGTCCATCGAGGAATATGGCACGCCTGCCGCGCTGGGGCACAGGATCGGCTTTGACGTACTGGTGACCGGTATCGAGAACCGGATTTCAGAATGGCCCATTGACCTTCCCGGCTCGGCGACCTTGTCACTGGTGCTGGTCGCAATGGCTCTGGTGGCCTTCATGATCCAACGTTGGCTGCTGACGCGGCGCGATTATCGCATTGTCAGCGGCAAACCGCAGGCATCAGCCAAGAGGGCGCTCGGCCTTTGGGCTGTGCCGGTTTCACTCTATTTCGGTTTCATCACCTTTCTCGCCACGGGCCTGCCCATTCTGGCCATTCTAGCAACGGCCTTGTCGCGCACCATATCCGGCGGTCTGACAGCTAAGAATATGGGCATGGATAATTTCTATGAACTGCTTGGCAAGGGCAGCGAGGGGCTGGTTGCCTTGGGCAACTCTCTCGCGTTGGGCGTTTCCACGGCGCTGCTGGCTGGTCTTTTGGGGGCGATTACAGCCTATTCCGTGGTCAAGGGGCGCGGGCGCTTCCGTCTCGTATTGGATGCCTTGTCGATCACGCCAAACTCCCTGCCCGGTGTCGTGGTCGCTGTCGGCATCATTCTGGCATGGAACCAGCCATGGCTACCCGTTACCCCCTATAACACCCCCTTCATTCTGCTGTTGGCCTATATCTGCATCCTGCTGCCGCAGCCGGTGCGCTATGCCACGGCCTCCTTGCACCAGCTGGGCGACAATCTGGAATCGGCGGCCCGTGTCTGCGGGTCCGGCCCGCTCAAGGCATTCATCCGGATCATCTTGCCTCTTATCCTGCCCAGTATGGTCACCTCCATGATCCTCGTTTTTGCCGTAGCCTCGCGCGAGTTGGTCGCCTCGCTTCTCGTTGCGCCCATCGGCTTCCAGACCATCGCCGTTTATATCTGGACCCAGTTTGATCAGGGCTCCGCTGGGCTTGGTATGGCGATGGCCTTTTGCGCCATCATGATCACCACCCTCATACCGCTGGGGCTGATCGGCCTGCTCCGCTGGCTCTCCAAGGGGCAGGTGGCGGGCCTCAACTAGCCTTTTCCTTTGACGCCCAATAAAAACCCCGCAAGCGACGCTTACGGGGCTTTATCCTCATTTTCAAGCTGAAAGGTCCCCCACTAGCCCATCAGAAGGGATGGCAGCCACGTGCTCAATATCGGGAAAAGGCAGAGCAACAACACCACAAGGAAATTTGCCAACAAGAAGGGCAATGCGCCGCGAAAAACGGACAGGATTCCCTCGCCCGAAACGCTGGCGCAGACATTGAGACACATGCCGACCGGTGGCGTCACCAACCCGACAGCGAGGCCAGAGATCAAGACGGCCCCAAACTGGATCGGCGACACGCCCAGCATCTTGAGCGCAGGCAGGAAGACCGGCGTCAGCAACAATATGGCCGGGCTGACATCGACAAAGAATCCGATCAACAGAATGACTACGGCCACCGCCAGCATCGCCAAGGTCGGGCCGAGCTGCAACTGCACAAACAGCATGCCGATCATTTGCGTGACATGTTCAAGCGCCAATATCCAGGTAAAGACACCAGAAAAGGCAATGATGATCATCACGTTGGCCGAGCTAAGAATGGCCTCGCCAAACAATTTGGGCAAGTCTTTCAACGTGAGGCCACGATAGACAAACAGCCCGACAAGCAACGCATAAAGTGCGCCGACAGCAGCGGATTCCGTTGCCGTGGCGATGCCTGTAACCACGGAACCGACCACAATGAGCGGCATCAGCAGTGCGGGCAAACCTTCCATCGTGCCGCGCAAAATCTTGGCGGGAGCCAGATCCACCTCTTCGCAAGGGAACTGGTTCTTGTGTGCAATGATCAGCACGATACCCAGCATGAAGACACCAACCATGACCCCTGCGATCAGGCTGCCAAGGAAAAGCCGACCGACCGATTCAGAGGCGGCAAAAGCATAGATGACCATCGGGATGGAGGGTGGAATGATCATGCCCATAGTGGAAGAAGCAGCGATCAGGCCGGTTGCCGTCCGCGCCGGATAGCCTTTTTTCTTCATGGCCGGAATCATCACCTGACCGATTGAAGCGGCATCAGAAACCGACGACCCCGAAATGCCGCCAAACACCATCGCCGTCAGGACGGAGACGAGCCCGAGCCCTCCTCGCAGACGACCAACGAACAGCATGCAAAAATCAATCAGCCGACCGGTGAGCCCGCCATGGTTCATCAAATGACCCATGACGATGAAGAGCGGCAGCGACAACATCACCGAGCTGTTCATCCCCGCATAGACACGAGCGGGCAGAACGGCAATGAGATCCGGTTGATAAACAAGGAAATAGAGGAGCCCCGACAGGCCCATCGAGTAAGCGATGGGGACACCGATGAGCATGAACAGGACAAGACTGCCAATGAGCAAGAGCATGGTTTGTCACACCGCTAGTTTGTGGGTTTTGGAAGGGGTGTCACGATCAGAGAGATCAGACGCGTGATACAGAACAGAATGGCAAAAGCACATCCGATGGGGATGGCAACCTCGATAAACCCTTCGGCAATATGCAAAATGGGGTCTTCGCTGTTGCCCACCACCGAGATCCATTGTGTGCTGTAATAAAGCAGCATGGCATGCAGGATACCGATCAGAATCAGATTGATCCCCTCCAGCCAGCATTTTACCCGCACGGGCAGGCTGTCGAT encodes the following:
- a CDS encoding TRAP transporter small permease — its product is MSGPAPAYQVHPVLRIEKLLMQLLTWLLTALFGLIFLLVVILVIMRYGFNTTIIGGSEATVMLFIYTTALGAAVDIARGKHIRIDALIDSLPVRVKCWLEGINLILIGILHAMLLYYSTQWISVVGNSEDPILHIAEGFIEVAIPIGCAFAILFCITRLISLIVTPLPKPTN
- a CDS encoding ABC transporter substrate-binding protein, encoding MRRLTLALALGLMASTAAHADVTVYSAGPGALIKNLVKGFTAKTGIKANVFQATTGKVMARLEAESANPVADVVVSASWGTATSFAEKGLLLSYDSPNAANVPDFLKIDGAVAQGVAGLVIGWNTKSGTPKPTDWADLTKPDYKDLVTLPDPAASGGTYTLVEAFTANGMTDILQGLKDNGAIVAGANKAALNPVLQGAKAAVFAGVDYITMGAAAKGESVEAIFPKSGTVVAPRPIMILKSSKNQDDAKKFVDYVLSAEGQNEVAKVHLMPSRTDIKVDRPLIGDLKLLSTEGAPSREDVLAGFKKIFN
- a CDS encoding iron ABC transporter permease — protein: MAKATTTGAEGSALLRWIATSGLLLVVAVPCLFIVFQAIFPDIGSGSLAAPFSLFFKTLYDPALFGLAGNTLILGIGTVFFAFLFAVPLAALRALFKVPGAIIWDALLLIPFMIPPYIAALGWIMTLQPHGYMEQITGINLAGLIFSVPGIMIIMGLNTFSVVYFVLSRTFETIGARYSEVGRVFGAGQWRSFGRITFPLAMPGLAASLLLVFAMSIEEYGTPAALGHRIGFDVLVTGIENRISEWPIDLPGSATLSLVLVAMALVAFMIQRWLLTRRDYRIVSGKPQASAKRALGLWAVPVSLYFGFITFLATGLPILAILATALSRTISGGLTAKNMGMDNFYELLGKGSEGLVALGNSLALGVSTALLAGLLGAITAYSVVKGRGRFRLVLDALSITPNSLPGVVVAVGIILAWNQPWLPVTPYNTPFILLLAYICILLPQPVRYATASLHQLGDNLESAARVCGSGPLKAFIRIILPLILPSMVTSMILVFAVASRELVASLLVAPIGFQTIAVYIWTQFDQGSAGLGMAMAFCAIMITTLIPLGLIGLLRWLSKGQVAGLN
- a CDS encoding TRAP transporter large permease, which codes for MLLLIGSLVLFMLIGVPIAYSMGLSGLLYFLVYQPDLIAVLPARVYAGMNSSVMLSLPLFIVMGHLMNHGGLTGRLIDFCMLFVGRLRGGLGLVSVLTAMVFGGISGSSVSDAASIGQVMIPAMKKKGYPARTATGLIAASSTMGMIIPPSIPMVIYAFAASESVGRLFLGSLIAGVMVGVFMLGIVLIIAHKNQFPCEEVDLAPAKILRGTMEGLPALLMPLIVVGSVVTGIATATESAAVGALYALLVGLFVYRGLTLKDLPKLFGEAILSSANVMIIIAFSGVFTWILALEHVTQMIGMLFVQLQLGPTLAMLAVAVVILLIGFFVDVSPAILLLTPVFLPALKMLGVSPIQFGAVLISGLAVGLVTPPVGMCLNVCASVSGEGILSVFRGALPFLLANFLVVLLLCLFPILSTWLPSLLMG